AAAAATGCGTGCGCCGCGACAGTTAATGCGGTATCCCCAACCAAGTTGGGAGAGAATGAGGAGATGGTCTCTAGGTTAACCAACTTACCTGGAGTCGAAAGACAAAAGGGACAACAGCATGTTGGTAAAGCCGGGAATAGAGAGAAGGCGTTAAAACTATTGTCCGGCAAGACCTGTGTGACATGGTGAAAGTTAAACTACTTGAAGCCCAATTCTGACGGTATACTCGATTGCCTATTCCTACAACGCCTGAAAGGAATAATCGTTTGTGTGTAGTTTTAAGCATTTGAACCACACAACTTCTTCAAACGAAGTCAGCCACCGATGAGATGGCTCAACGAATGAGTGGGACACCTAAATCACACTATTACGTACCGAGTTAATAAAGCGCGGGATGACCTACGGGGGGCGACCCCTATGGTTACAGAGTTCTCATAGTAGTCCGAGGACGGGAAAGCCGTCCACATGGCGAAGGGGAACAGGTATTCTTCACACTTGTATCGAGAGGTACGCGAGATGCGAAATGCCGAAACGGTTTTAAGTGTAATTCGAGACAGAGGTTATCGTGGTTTACCTCTGGATGATATCTACAGGCAACTTTTCAATCCAAATCTGTACCTTTTAGCGTACAGCCGCATCTATAAAAATGATGGGGCGATGACGCAAGGGGTTACACCAGAAACTGTTGATGGGATGTCCATTAAAAAGATTGAAAACCTCATAGAAGATATTCGCTATGAACGTTTTCGGTGGACACCAGTACGGCGAATTAATATTCCCAAGAAAAATGGGAAAACTCGACCCCTGGGTATTCCCACATGGAATGATAAATTGGTTCAAGAAGTAATACGTTTAATATTAGAAGCGTACTACGAACCTCAATTTTCCAACAGCAGTCATGGTTTTAGACCCAATCGTGGATGCCATACGGCATTAACAATAATAGACCGCACTTGGCAAGGAACCAAGTGGTTTATCGAAGGAGATATCCGTGGATGCTTTGACAATATAGACCATAAAATCTTAATGTCAATTCTCCGCGAGAAAATCCAAGATAATCGCTTTCTGAGATTGATTGAAAATTTGCTAAAAGCAGGTTATTGTGAGCAATGGAAATATTACTCTACCCTGAGCGGAACGCCGCAAGGCTCGATTATATCACCCATACTCGCAAATATCTATCTTGACAAATTCGATACATTTATCGAACAGACACTCATCCGAGAGTATACATCTGGTAAATGTCGGGCAGAAAATTCGGAGTATTCAAAACTCGTAAAACTTGCCTGGTATTTCAGGAAACATGGACAATTTGATAAAGCGCGTCAACTGGAAATTAAATACCAGAAAATGCCTTCTAAAGATGTCCGTGACCCTGAATATAGAAGGCTAAAGTACGTCCGCTATGCAGACGATTTTCTACTTGGTTTTATTGGCTCATTTCAAGAAGCAAAAGAAATTAAGGAAAAGCTAAAGACATTTTTAGCTGAAAACCTTCAGTTGGAATTGTCTCCAGAAAAGACCTTAATTACTAACGCCAGGAATGAAGCAGCAAGCTTTTTAGGGTACGAAATTTTAGTTCAATATTCCGACGATAAGCATACCAATGGTAAACGCTCGATTAATGGAATTATTGCAC
The Tolypothrix sp. NIES-4075 DNA segment above includes these coding regions:
- a CDS encoding reverse transcriptase/maturase family protein, with amino-acid sequence MRNAETVLSVIRDRGYRGLPLDDIYRQLFNPNLYLLAYSRIYKNDGAMTQGVTPETVDGMSIKKIENLIEDIRYERFRWTPVRRINIPKKNGKTRPLGIPTWNDKLVQEVIRLILEAYYEPQFSNSSHGFRPNRGCHTALTIIDRTWQGTKWFIEGDIRGCFDNIDHKILMSILREKIQDNRFLRLIENLLKAGYCEQWKYYSTLSGTPQGSIISPILANIYLDKFDTFIEQTLIREYTSGKCRAENSEYSKLVKLAWYFRKHGQFDKARQLEIKYQKMPSKDVRDPEYRRLKYVRYADDFLLGFIGSFQEAKEIKEKLKTFLAENLQLELSPEKTLITNARNEAASFLGYEILVQYSDDKHTNGKRSINGIIALRIPARFLEEKCALYMRNGKPIHRPELINDDDFTIINIFQSEFRGYVQFYSLAQNIAWLRKLQWVMSSSLMKTLACKYRTSVAKICAKFNKTVKLPQGLRKCVEITVPVEGKKPLVARFGGIQLKRNLKATILDLPTNRKPAFRNELIKRLLADECEICGAKGNIEVHHIRALKDLKIKGRKEKPQWMQIMSARRRKTLMVCPQCHDAIHAGKPTCNRVS